A stretch of Bordetella genomosp. 13 DNA encodes these proteins:
- a CDS encoding nucleotidyl transferase AbiEii/AbiGii toxin family protein, which produces MLALNHRISDDIDLFVDSPGWLPFVSPRLNDRFDDEIRGYNEDNIHVKLRFAEGEIDFVVSAPLLVDADLWNPPAAETLLPLEPPAEVLAKKLFLRGWALTARDLFDWVMLQNEGPVEAVPEQELAVLLAAKLDGIDEALDHLGKRPTQSHAWANIRSPFQPEFDWAIRWARDKVAAWKTIAQAPHSSIHRLRQASKPRPPR; this is translated from the coding sequence ATGCTCGCCCTGAACCATCGCATCAGTGACGATATCGATCTCTTCGTCGACTCTCCGGGCTGGTTGCCCTTCGTATCGCCGCGTCTGAACGATCGCTTCGACGACGAGATCAGGGGCTATAACGAGGACAATATCCACGTCAAGCTGCGCTTCGCCGAGGGTGAGATCGATTTTGTCGTCTCCGCGCCGCTCTTGGTCGACGCGGACCTCTGGAACCCCCCGGCGGCCGAGACGTTGCTACCTCTGGAGCCACCCGCAGAGGTCCTGGCCAAGAAGCTGTTTCTCCGCGGTTGGGCCCTCACCGCGCGAGACCTTTTCGATTGGGTCATGCTTCAAAATGAAGGACCCGTGGAAGCGGTACCCGAACAGGAGCTGGCGGTGTTGCTTGCCGCCAAACTGGACGGCATCGACGAGGCGCTGGATCATTTGGGCAAGCGGCCGACCCAGTCTCACGCCTGGGCCAATATCCGTTCGCCGTTTCAGCCGGAGTTCGATTGGGCGATACGATGGGCGCGCGACAAGGTCGCGGCGTGGAAGACGATCGCGCAAGCCCCGCATTCGAGTATCCATCGTCTGCGACAGGCATCGAAACCGCGGCCGCCCCGCTAG